In Acidimicrobiales bacterium, the sequence CGTCACGGACCAGCACAACGGCCTCCTTGATATCAGGAGCCCACTCGGGCAGGCGCTCGACGTCGAGCACCGTCTCGAAGCAGTGTTGCGGCGTCGCCCGAACAACGATGCGCTGGCTGGCATGGTCGGTCATAGCCGCCTCCTCGGCTTTGACACTACCGGTCCCACGCCGGTCGCGGTGGGTCCCCGTGGTCCGGTCAGCCGACCAGGCTCGCTTCGTCGATGCCAGCCCGGAGACGCCTAGCCAGGACGTCATAGGAGAACTCAACTTCAGCCCGCCGGCGGGCCTCCCGACCCATCTCGGTCCGTCGCTCCCTATCACCCAGCAAGTCGCTCAGGGTGCGAGCCACCTGCTCGACGGCGTCCGGTCGCCCCATCACCAGTCCCGTCCTCTCGTGGGCGACGGCTTCGGCGGCCCCCCCACTTTCGCCCGCCACTTGGGGCACCCCGGCGGCAGCGGCCTCAAGGAACACGATGCCGAACCCCTCCTGTTCCAGACCTCCCCATCGTGATCGACAGAGCATGGCGAAGACGTCTCCGGCCCCGTAAAGCCCGGGAAGGAGTTCCTCGGGTACCCGGCCTAGGAGGCGGACCGGCGCCCCGGTCGACGCCACCAGGCCCTCCAGACGTCGTCGGTCCCGCCCGGACCCGGCGATGGCCACCACCAGGTCCGGCTCGGTACGTCCGAGGCGGGCCGCTGATCGGATCAGGGTGTCCATCCCTTTGCGAGGCACCAAGCGGCTGACGCTGACCACGAGCGGAGCATCCACGGGTAGCCCCAGTTCACGACGTACCGATGCCCGCTCTGCCTCGTCCAGGGGCCGAAAACGATCGGTGTCCACGCCGGGCGGGACAACCACGGTGGGCAGGGTGCAACCGGCAGCACGCTCTGCTTCAGCGGCCGGGTAGTTGCCGGCACAGATCACCAGGGAGGCCCCACGAAGCACCCGGGCCAGAATTGATCGGGCCATCGGGAGGCGTCCGGGCACCGTGACCTCTGATCCGTGGAGTACTACCGCGTAGGGGCGGCCTACCCGGCGGGCGGCGTGGCCCACGGGGAGCGCCGGATCCCATACGACCAACTCCGCCCCTTGTCGCTCGGCCAGGTTGCGGACCCGTCGGACCACCGTCGGGGTGGGTAGGAGGACTGGCTCCCGGGACCTGGTGACGACGAACGCCTGCTCAGAATCGAATGCAAGTGCTTCGGCGTGCGGGGTGGTGTGCACGGCGATGTCGGCCGCCGGAAGCCGGCGCCACAGCTCCCATAGGTAGGACTGGATCCCCCCGACCTTCGGGGGGAAGTCGTTGGTGACCAGTAGGTGGCGTCTCACGCCTCAACCCTGTCCCGAACGGCGGCTAACTCCTCAGCCACCATCAAGTCACCCCCGACGTCTAGGCCGTCCAGCAGGTCGGGACGACCCAGCCGGTCGGCAGCCCAGACAGCGTGGGAGCGCAAGATCGAATCGTCGCTGGCCAGGTAGACCTCGAGCAGCCCGGCGACCGCCCGGTCCTCACCGGCCGCCGTGTTGCCGAGAGCCACCAGGGCGTTGCGGCGGAGGTAGGTCGGGTCCCGGTCGGCGATGTACCACCGACCGAAGCGGTCCATGAGCTCGTCGTCCTTGGCCCGAAGCACCCAGGCGGCCTCCACGTCGGCCGCCGGGTCGTCGGTTCCGTCGGCCATGCGGTCCGACCGCCCCACGGGGCAAACCTCCTGGCAGTCGTCGCACCCGTAGAGCCGGCCACCCAAGGCGGCTCGGAACTCCCGGGGGATTGACCCCGGCGCCTGAACCAGCCATGCCAAGCACCGGCGGGCGTCGACCACGCCCGGTTCCACAATGGCCCCAGTCGGGCATCCGTCGAGGCAACGCCGGCAGGTCCCACAGCCGTCGTCGACCGGTTCGGATGCCGGTAACGGGGCATCGGTTACCACGGCACCCAGGACGAACCAACTACCCCGCCCTGGCAGGAGCACGTTGGCGTTGTGACCCCACCAGCCGATTCCGGCTCGGACAGCGGCCGCCCTGTCCACCAGGGCATTGTCGTCGGCCACCACCCGGGCCGCCCATCCGTCGGCCTGGAGGTGATCGGCCAGGCGGCTCAGGCCCCGCCGCAGGTCGGCATAGTGGTCGTGACGCGCGTAAGCGGCGATGCGTAACCGACCGGCACCCACATCAGCCAGCCGCGGAGCCGGCGTTCGCCGGGCCGCTACGACCAACGATCGGGCTCCTTCCAGGATGCGGCTGGGATCGGTGGAACGCTCTGGGTTCCGGTATGTGAACTGCATCCCTCCGGACAGCCCGGCGGCTCGTCGACGTTCCAGCTCCGCTCGGACCTCGGGGAAGGGGCGGGCATCCGCCATACCTACGGCATCAAGTCCGGCAGAGCGACCAAGATCGACCAACTCGGTGGCCAACTGGTTAGCGGTCAACTCCATCGGGTCATCGTCTCACGACACGGCCCGGCAGAGGGACCCGCGATCAGTGTTCGGCTCGTACCGAATCAGTGTGGCGCAGGGGCGGAACCAAGCCAGCGTCTCCGAGCATCCGGATAGCTCGGAACTCGGCCAGATCGACGACCACGGCGTCTTCTGGGTCGCGCCCACAGAGGAACGTGACCACGCAGTCGTCACACGTTTTGGTCCCGTGCTCGGTGCAGGTCCCACAATCAATAACCAGGGTGTCGTCTCGCATGACCCCATCCTCGTTGCGGGGTGTGACAGCCCACCCGACCCGAACCACCCGCTGATCGACCCATCGTGTCGCCGATCGGTACGGTGGCCGCGGTGTGGCGCACGCTGGCTAGCCCCCTCCTTCCCGTCGGCCTCTTGCTGGCCGCCGCGTCCTGCGGCTCGGCAACAACCGACAACCCTGCCCCCGGAACGGCCTTCTCTCTCGTCGACGAGGACTGTCCCGGTGAGGCGGTACCCACCCGCCTGACCGTCTCCTGTCATCGTCTCCATTTGGACCACGGAACCCTCGGCGTGGCCGTCCTCTGGGCCGAGGACCCCGCCGGGCTACCGGTACTCCACCTACACGGTGGGCCGGGCGGACGGGCGGTCGCTGACCGCTACCGGTGGCTGGTCCCCCGATCCCAGGTGCTCGAAGGCCACGACGTCGTTCTCGTGGACCAGCGAGGTGGGGGAACCTCGACCCCGTCTCTGGACTGCCCCGAGCTGGACGACCCTGCCACGCCCCCAGGCGAAGCCATTCAGGCCTGCCGCTACCGGCTGGACCAGAAGGGGGTGGACCGGGGGTCAGTCACCGTCGGATCCACCGCCGCTGACCTCGTCCACCTTCGCCGGTCCCTGGGCATCGACGCCTGGCATCTACACGGGGTCTCGTCCGGCACCCGGATCGCCCTCGAGCTGCTCCGCATTGACGGATCCTCCGTTGCCTCTGCGGTTCTCGACTCCCCGACGCCCCCCGAGGTCGACCTCTACGATGACCTACCGGAAGGGGTCCTATACGCCCTCACCTCGATGGAGAACCTCTGCCGGGCCGACGCCACCTGTCCTGGGGGGCTGGTCGGCCCCCTGCGGTCGGTGCTGGACGACCTGGCCGATCGTCCAGTGGCCGTCACCATCTGGTCCGGCGAGGCCTCCGCTTACGACGATGCCCGGCTCATCCGACTGGTGGCTGACGCTCTGGCCGCCCCAGCCGGATTGAACGTGGTCGACGGGGCCGTAGCCCTGGCTGCCGAGGGCCGTCTGGCCGAAGCGATCGCTGCCCTTACCGAGGTGGCGTCAACCGGGCGATCGGCCGGTGATCCGACCAGCGAGGGCGCCAGGCTCTCCTCCGAATGCGCCGACGAGCTTCCGTTCAACGACGCCGACCCGATGCTGACGGGAGATCCCCTCCTGGACGCGGTGGCCCGCGGAGAGGTCAAGGTCCGGGCGCTGTGTGCTGTCTGGCAGGTCGAAAGGTCACCTGACATCGTCGACTGGCCGGTGCCCAGTGATGTGCCGACGCTCATCCTGTCTGGCCACCTCGACCCCATCACCCCAATCGCCTGGGCTCGCCGGCTAGCCGACAGGTTGGGCGATGCGGTCCTAGTGGAATCCGAACGTTGGGCCCATGCACCATCTATGTCTGATCCGTGCGCTGCCCACCTGGTAGCCCGTTTCCTCGATGGAGAGCGACCGCTGCCTGGATTCGCCCGTTGCTGACCGTGGGCCCCGAACCACTCAGGTGCTGATCGACTCCAGTACGGCGGCCGCCGACCCGTCCTCCAGAGCAGCGATGGCCCGTTCGACGCCGTCGGCGATCCCGTCGGCCACCCCGGCCACCACCAGCCCGGCCCCGGCGTTCAGCGCCACGATGTCACGCCTTGGGCCGCGTTCCCGACCGGCGAACAAATCGTGGGCGATCTCAGCGTTGACCTCCGGACTCCCCCCAGCCAGGTCCGATGCTTCGGCCAATGTCATTCCAAGATCGGTTGGATCCAGGGTCCACTCGGATGCCACGCCGTCACGGAGTTCCAGGATCCGTGTGGGGCCGGTCAGGGCCACCTCGTCCAGACCGGCGTCGCCAGTCACCAACCAGGTGTGCGTCGAACCGCCGGTCCGAAAGACTTCCAGCATTCGGTCAGCCAGTGCCGGATCGGCGGCCCCGATGACCTGTCGCTTCGGCTGACCCGGATGGGACAGGGGGCCCAAGACGTTGAACACAGTCGGGATCCCCAGCCCGGCCCGGATAGGACCGGCGAAGCGCATTGCCGGATGAAACGTCCGGGCGAAGGCAAAACCGATCCGGTGCTCGGCGACCTGGACGGCCAGGCGGTTCGGGGCGATCTCGATATCTACTCCGAGGGCCTCCAGCAGGTCGAAGGCTCCTGAGGTCGACGACGCTCGGCGGTTGCCATGCTTGCAAACTGTGGCACCCGCCCCAACCGCCGCGAAGCAGGCCATGGTCGAGACGTTCAGGGCCGCGACCCGTCGTCCGTGGCCGCCCCCTGTCCCGACGATGTCAATGGTCCCCTCCGGCAGGTCCAGCGGCTCAGCGGCCGCCACCATGGCCCGGACCAGGCCGGTCGTCTCCTCGGCCGTCTCCCCCTTGACCTTCAGCCCGACGAGGAAACCGGCAATCTGGGCCGGTTCGGCCTCTCCACCCAGGATCTCGGTCAGAACGGCCTCAGCCTCGTCGGCCGACAGGTCCTCGCCGTCGCACAGGCGGGCCAGCAGGCCGGGCCAACCGCCGAAGTCGTCAAGGGCCATGGCAGGCTGGGCCGGTCAGGCGGACCGGCGGCGACGCAGGATCCGGCGGCGGTCCCGCTCGGTGGTCCCACCCCAAATCCCTGTGGGCTCTCGCCTTGACAGGGCGTGGTCTAGGCACTCTGGCCGAACGTCACACCTCTGGCATACGGAAAGCGCATGCTCGATAGCGGACTCCTCTACCGGATCGGGGTAAAAGATCGCCGAATCGAGGCCCCTACAGGCCCCCCGCAGGTACCACGGCTCGACGGTCCGATCGCCGTCAACGGGCGCCGGACGGACGGCCAGGGAGGTCAGACCCGGGGTCCGGACGAGTGCTTCCATGTCCGGAGTGTTGCTAGTGGCAGAACCGGTGCGACGCAAGGGGAATTCTGGCGCCAGACTGGTCGGGACGGTGAGCCGGCCGGGTGGCCGCGGCGTGGTTTCCACGCTGAGGAAGGTCGGGGCTCCGCAGGGCAGGATGCTGGCTAGCGGCCAGTCGGGGCGACCCGCAGGAAAGTGCCACAGAGAACAGACCGCCGATGGCCCGGCCCCTTGGGATCGGGCACAGGTGAGGGTGAAACGGTGCGGTAAGAGCGCACCAGCGGCCGGGGTGACCTGGCCGGCTAGGCAAACCCCATCCGGAGCAAGGCCGAACAGGGAGAGGGCTGCCCGCCCGCTGACACTCCCGGGTAGGCCGCACAGATGGATGGTCACCCATCCGGACCCCCGCAAGGGGCCGGTGGACAGAACCCCGCCTATAGGCCGGCTCACCGTCACCCACTCCCCTGCGGGGTGCACCTGCGCGTATCTACACCTGGGGGCTCCGAGTCGTAGAGGGTCCGGTCTAAGCGCCAACATGGCACGCACTAAACCGACTTCAACAAAGGTGGACTCCGATGGCCCGAATCCAGATCTGCGGAAAGTACAGCCCAGGAGGTTGGGAGGGAGTCACAGCTGAAGGTGCTGTCTCTCGGGAGACCCACATGCACGCGATGTTCGAATCACTAGGCGCCGAAGTCGAGTGCTACTACATGCTTCCAGGCTCTAACTACGACTTCACCATGATTCTCAACAACGCCGACGCAAGACTCCTCGCTGCGATCAAGAAAATGGTGGGCCCCTCAGGTGCCGTAATCGAGACTGAGGCTGACGTTCTGATGACCGCCGAGGAATGGGACGCCGTGGAAGGTCAGAGTTATCGCCCTCCGGGGAGCTGACACTGCTTAACAGGGCACCCCAAGCGCGCCTACGCGTATCCACACCTACGGGTCGTGCCTCAGCACGCTCGCTGGTTATGACAGAACCCGCCTACAGGCCGGCCACCGTCACCCCCGGCTTCCGGTCGGTTAGGCCCCCAGGGCAAAGGCCACCACGGACGCCACGCCGAAGACGCCTCCCAACACTTGGAGCGGCGCCACTCTCTCCCCCAAGAACCGCCAGGCGATACCAACGCTCACCCCCGGGCAGAGGGCGATCAGGGCCGTCACCACGGCCGCCGATCCCCGAAGGTAGGCCGCCGTGCTGAGAACGAAAGCGGTACCACTGGTGAAGCCGAGCACCAGCCCGAACCGTCGAACTATCGGATCCGGCCACACTGATCCCGACCGGACCCGGGCAAAGGTCGACAAAACCACAAGGCCCGTCAAAAGGACCAACAGGGCCGGTACCTCGCCGGCAGCCGAATCAGCCTGGGTGAGGAGGACCCCAGCCATGCCGATGCTGCATCCCACCGCCAACGCCATGCCCACCACCCGGCTCCGGACGATGTCGCCAATCCGGGGGAGCCTGCCCTCCCCTGACAGAAGCACGACGGCCATAACGGCCAGTAGCACCCCGAGCACCTCGATACCGGTCAGGTGCTGACCAATGAACGGACCCACGAGTGCGGGCACTGCGATCATGGTCAGCCCGTAGCCGGGAGCGAAGACGGCGACTGGGCCACGGGCCATGCCGAGGTACAGCAACGGCCGGGTGGCGGCCATCAACAGGCCGGCCATCACCGGCCATATCACGTCGGCCACGCTCACCGCCTCTGGTGGCCGCACCACCAGGACCAACCCGACGACCACCGCTCCGACCGCGGTGGCCGTCATGGCCACCGAGACTGCCGCACCGGGGCGGCCCGAGCGGCGGATGGCGATACCCCCCAAGAGGTCGCCGACACCGAAGAAGACAGCCGACGCGGCAGCCAGTAGGACAGTCACCGAGGAATGCTGCCCGATCGCCGGGACGGGACCCACCTCGGACCGGCGCTCGGACACGGCGACAGGCTTCCTGCCCTAGCCTCGATCCGATGAAGGTCCGAGGATACGAGCTCGAAATCGGAGCCGACCTGGCGGGAGCCGACCTCACCGATGCCGACCTCCGGTCAGTCGACCTCAGCGGATCCTGGTTGGGCGGGGCCGTCCTGAGCGGATCGGACCTCTCTGACGCCCGGCTAGTGGGCGCTGACCTCCGGCATGCCATCTGCCGAGCAACCGTGTTCGCTGACGCGGACTTGCACCACGCCAACCTGTGGAACGCCGACCTGACCGATGCCCGCTTGGGGGGCGCCGTCCTCAGCCGGGCGTGGCTAGGAAACGCCCGGCTGGGAGGAACGGACCTCCGGAGTGCCGACCTGGGAGGGGCGTGGCTCACCGCCGCCGACCTCACCGGCGCTCTCCTCTGTGCCACCACGCTGGCCGGTGCGTCCTTGACTCGTACCTGCATGCGCGACACCGACCTCACAGGGACCTTCGCCGGAGGCGCCGACCTCCGGGGGGCCATCCTGAACGGAGCCACGATCCGGGCGGCCAACCTGTCCGGAGCCATCCTGCGGGGAACCTCGCTTATCGACGCCGACCTGAGCCTCGCCGATCTGGTGGGGGCGGACCTGACCGGAGCCCAGATGGATGGGGTGTCCCTGGACGGGATCCGCCACGACGAAACGACGACCTGGCCCGAGGGTTTCCAACCACCCAGCTCGGGCAACCTCGACGATCACGACTGATCGCCATCGGACTGGCTGGTACCGTCGTTAGCCGGAGCGTCTCCACAGGGCGCCCCACCGAACACCGGGGGACGCCATGGCTGGACACGGAATCCCAACGACCGTCGATGACGTCACCGCTAACTGGCTGACAGTCTCGCTGCGGGACGCTGGTGCCCTGGGCGACGGCACGGTGACCAGTTTCACGTCGGAACTGATCGGCCAGGGTGTGGGCCTCATGGGCATCCTTCATCGGTTGCGACCGAACTATGACGGCGAGCCGGGACCGGAAACGGTCGTGCTGAAGACCCCCGTGGAGCACGAAATGACAAGGTTCGTGGCCCGAACCTTCCAGTTCTACGGCAAGGAGGTCGAGTTCTACCGAACGGCGGCCGCCCGGAGCCCACTAGCTACACCCCGTTGTCTGGCATCTGCCCACGATCCGGAGACAGACGACTTCGTGCTGCTACTCGAGGACCTCGGCGATGCCGAGGTACACAGCCAGCTGGACGGCTGCCCCGTCGAGGTTGCCGAGACGGCGGTCCGCTCAATCGCCGGCCACCATGCCGAGTTCTGGGAGTCTCCGCTGTTCACCGACGAGTTGTCCTGGGTGCCGTTCGGGTGGGACCCCCCGATGCCCCAGGGGGTCCAGCAAGGAGTCTCGACGGCCTGGGAGCCGTTCCTGGCCTCGTTCGGGGACCGGGTGGACGATCGGATCCGGGCTATCGGAGAACGGTTTCCCCTAGTCGTTGAGGAGATGATGACCTTCCCGGAGCGACAGACCACCCTGGCTCACGGGGACTTCCGGTTGGACAACTTGTTCTTTCGGCCGGGCCCCGAGGTGGTGGCCATCGACTGGCAGATCTGCGTCCGTACGGTCGGCGCCTACGACCTCGGGTATTTCCTCAGCCAAAGTCTCACCACCGAGGACCGGCGGGCCCACGAGGAACGGCTCCTGGAGGCCTACCGGGACACCTTGGCCAACTCGGGAATCGACTATCCGGTCAACCAGCTTCTAGAGGACTACCGGCGGACGGCCCTGTTCTGCCTTTGTTATCCCATTCAGGCCGGGGGCAGCGTGGAACTGGTTAACGACCGGGCCGTGGAGTTGGTCGGCCAGATGCTGGACCGGGTGGTGGCAGCGATCCATGACCTGGACGCCGGAGAGTTCATGCCCTGAGTTGGCTCACCCTTCGGCGAGATGGGCGACGTCGTTGAAGTTGCGAAGAGACGGTCCGGCGGGCCCAGCCCCGACGACCATCACGGAGGCTGGGGCCACATAGGTCCGCCAGGCCAGTTCGTCACCAACCCCCAGGGTCCAGGCCAGCGCGGCTTTCACCGGGGAGACGTGGGTGACTACCGCGACGTCCGAGGTCCTCGAGGCGTCGAACAGGTCTTCCATGGCAGCCCTGACCCGGATCCCCAGGTCCCGGTGCGACTCGCCGCCCGGCGGAGCCCAATCCAGGTCAGCACGCCACACGGCCCACGTCTCCGCGGGGACCTCTGCCACCGGACGGCCGTCGAACTCGCCGTAGTTCATCTCAATCCACCGGTCATCCACGTCTACCTCTATCCCGAAGGCCTCGGCGGTCTGACGGGTTCGGGCCAACGGGCTGGACACAACCCGATCGACCGGGCCGAGGGCAGCGGCTAACAATCGGGCCTGCCGCACTCCGAGGTCATCCAGATCGGGGTCGAGATGGCCCAGGAGAAGGCCGGAGGCGTTGGCCGCCGTCCGTCCGTGTCGGACCACGTAGAGCATCAGGTGATCTCCCCAGCGTTGAGACGACCAGTCCGCAGTAGCGCCGACCGGCGGTCGGGATCAGCTAATCGGTACCGGCGCCAGGCCCAGGCTCCCAACAGGAGGCCGCCTGCCTCTAACAGGAGGCCTCCCGCCCCTCGACTGAACTCCGGCACCCGTGATCCCCCCAGAGCATCGAACCCGGTGGCCGGCCACCAAAACACCCCGGTGTCAGCCCACGTGCCATCCAGCACGTGGTGGCTCAGCAGCCCGATGGGAACCCCCAACCACCTTCGCTGGACAAGGCGGTGGCCCCGGGCCACCAGCATCACGACGGCCAACCCCGCTACCCCCAGGATCGGCGTGTGGAGGAGCCAGGGGCCCCCGACCAGGGCTTCAGCCACCGGGAGAACGGCTCCCAGGGCCACCAGCCGGACGTCCATGGACGGGCTGTCGAACACAAGGGTCACGGCCACCACGGAGCCGACGACAAACCAGATGAACACGATGGGCAGGCCGCGTCAGCGGACGACGAGCCGACCGCACTCGCTGCAATCGGCGAGCGTCCCTGCGGTCAGGCTCCGCACCCGATCGGCCTCCACGGCTGGCATGGAGTATGGGCATCCACTGCAGTCCGATCCGGAGAACCGGACCACGGTGCTTGAACCAAACGAGGCCCGGCTTCCCTCGTAGCGGGTCAGCACGTCGGCGGGGACCTGGGGAAGAGCCAATTCTCGGCGCGAGGCCGACTCGGAAAGCTCTCCGTCCACGGCTGCCTCGGCCTCAGCCAGAGACGTTTGAGCGGCGTGGATGGCAGCGTCCCCGGCCGATGCCTGGTCGGCCAGTCGGGCTAACTCCTGCTCCATAGGTTCGAGGACCTCCATGAGCTCCAGAACAGAGCCCTCGAGGTCGTCCTGGCGTCGCCGCAGGTGACCGATCTCGTCCTGGAGGCTCGTCGCCTCCCGGGCCGAGGTGATTGCGGAGCCATAGAGTTTCTTGTCCAGCTCAGCCAGTCGGGCCTCGATGGCCACCACCTCGCCCTCCAGGCGGTTCTGTCGACGAGAGTGTTCCAGCCGCTCTAGTTCCAGTGCTGCGATGGCGGTCACCGTCTCACCTCGCTCGACCTCAGCGGCCACCACGTCCTGACGCTCGGAAAGGTGAGCACGGCGGTAATCCAGTTGGCCCCGGATGACGTCCTCGTCCTGCACGGCGAAGAGGGCATCCATAGCCGTCATGCTAGGCGGATCCTCAGGAGGCTCGACCGTGAGGGTGGTTGGCAGTTCGGAGCCGGTCAGTAGACCCCGTCCAGCTTCGTGTGGTCCCAACTGACGACCTTCTCCGGCCGGATCAGAACCGCTGTGCGCTTGGCGGCCCAGGCCTCTGAGGCTTCTTCGAAAAACTCCTCTGGAATCTCGGGTTGGTTGCGTCGCATGACGGCACGTGCCACCTCCCGCACCCCGTCGGGGTTGTCCTGGCCACGGAGGACAGCCCGCCCCTTGATCATCACACCGCGCAGCGTCTCGTAGGTCTCACCGTCCTCCAGGAGCACGGTGATCCGGTCGTCCCGTTGGAGGTTCAGGATTTTCTGCGACTTGCTGTAGGTCCCGAAAGCCAGCAGGTCGTCGACCACAGCGAACCAGAGGGTAGACAGGTGAATCGAACCGTCCCTCTCGCGGCAGGCCACCTGGAGGCTCTTTTGCTCCTCAATGAACGCCGCCAAATCGACATCGGTCATCCGGATCAGGTCTCGGCGGTTGGTGGTCATGATTCCTCCTCGTCGACGCTCCTCGACGCCTGCCGTCCGTCTCTCTCGTCGGTCGGTCGAACCGCAGGATGGTAGACACCGAAAAACGTCGCACGCCCCACCGGGCAGGCGGGGCGTGCAGTCGCTCTCGGCTTTCGGAACCGGGGGGGGTTTCCGGCCGGAGGTTATGTCGGCTCTGGGAGGGGCCAGGAGCCGTTACCCGATGGAAACTACCATCCGGTAACCCTGTGAATTGGCCCCGTTCCGGTGACTTCGGGCACCTGTGACGCCTGACCTACATAGGGACCGGCCGGTAGGGTCGCCAACGTGGCACAACCGTCCGACGATCAGCTCCGGGCAATCCTCGTGGACATGGTCGGCGCCCGGGTTCAGGCCCGGCGACTCTGGAACCTGCAACGCCAGGGGCAGGTCGGCACACTGGCCCCCATCGACGGCCACGAGGCCGCCATCGCCGCCACCGCCCATGCCCTGGACCCGGAACAGGACTGGATCCTCCCCCAGTACCGGGAGCCGTTAGCCCTCCAGCGCTTTGGCTCAGAGGTCCTAGACCGCTACCTGCTCTACAACGTCGGCCACCCGGCCGGAAGCCACCTGCCGCCGACGGTTCGTGTCGCACCCCTGCAGATCTCGCTGGCCACCCAGATTCCCCACGCTGTCGGCTTGGCCTGGGGCATGACCCTGCAGAACCAGCCCGGCGTGGTCACCGTGTTTTTCGGGGACGGCTCCAGTTCCGAGGGGGACTTCTACGAGGCAGGGAACCTGGCCGGCGTTCTGGGCGTGCCGGTGATCTTCGTGTGCATCAACAACCAGTGGGCTATCTCCACTCCGTTGCACCAGCAGACGGCTGCCGAGACCATCGCCGCCAAGGCTGCCGCCTTCGGGATGCCTGGTCTCACCGTGGACGGCAACGACGCAGCCGCTATGTACGACGCCGTAAACGAGGCTCGGACTCGGGCTCTGGCCGGCCAAGGCCCCACGCTCATTGAGGCCCACCTCTATCGCCTCGGTGCCCACACCACAGCTGACGATCCCACCCGATACGTCCCGGCCGAAGAACTCGAAGAGGCCCGGCGCAACGACCCCATCGACCGCCTCCGAGCCCGCCTCGTCAAGCGGGGCCTATGGGACG encodes:
- a CDS encoding glycosyltransferase family 4 protein, whose translation is MRRHLLVTNDFPPKVGGIQSYLWELWRRLPAADIAVHTTPHAEALAFDSEQAFVVTRSREPVLLPTPTVVRRVRNLAERQGAELVVWDPALPVGHAARRVGRPYAVVLHGSEVTVPGRLPMARSILARVLRGASLVICAGNYPAAEAERAAGCTLPTVVVPPGVDTDRFRPLDEAERASVRRELGLPVDAPLVVSVSRLVPRKGMDTLIRSAARLGRTEPDLVVAIAGSGRDRRRLEGLVASTGAPVRLLGRVPEELLPGLYGAGDVFAMLCRSRWGGLEQEGFGIVFLEAAAAGVPQVAGESGGAAEAVAHERTGLVMGRPDAVEQVARTLSDLLGDRERRTEMGREARRRAEVEFSYDVLARRLRAGIDEASLVG
- a CDS encoding GYD domain-containing protein, with amino-acid sequence MARIQICGKYSPGGWEGVTAEGAVSRETHMHAMFESLGAEVECYYMLPGSNYDFTMILNNADARLLAAIKKMVGPSGAVIETEADVLMTAEEWDAVEGQSYRPPGS
- a CDS encoding pentapeptide repeat-containing protein, whose protein sequence is MKVRGYELEIGADLAGADLTDADLRSVDLSGSWLGGAVLSGSDLSDARLVGADLRHAICRATVFADADLHHANLWNADLTDARLGGAVLSRAWLGNARLGGTDLRSADLGGAWLTAADLTGALLCATTLAGASLTRTCMRDTDLTGTFAGGADLRGAILNGATIRAANLSGAILRGTSLIDADLSLADLVGADLTGAQMDGVSLDGIRHDETTTWPEGFQPPSSGNLDDHD
- a CDS encoding ecdysteroid 22-kinase family protein; this encodes MAGHGIPTTVDDVTANWLTVSLRDAGALGDGTVTSFTSELIGQGVGLMGILHRLRPNYDGEPGPETVVLKTPVEHEMTRFVARTFQFYGKEVEFYRTAAARSPLATPRCLASAHDPETDDFVLLLEDLGDAEVHSQLDGCPVEVAETAVRSIAGHHAEFWESPLFTDELSWVPFGWDPPMPQGVQQGVSTAWEPFLASFGDRVDDRIRAIGERFPLVVEEMMTFPERQTTLAHGDFRLDNLFFRPGPEVVAIDWQICVRTVGAYDLGYFLSQSLTTEDRRAHEERLLEAYRDTLANSGIDYPVNQLLEDYRRTALFCLCYPIQAGGSVELVNDRAVELVGQMLDRVVAAIHDLDAGEFMP
- a CDS encoding histidine phosphatase family protein is translated as MLYVVRHGRTAANASGLLLGHLDPDLDDLGVRQARLLAAALGPVDRVVSSPLARTRQTAEAFGIEVDVDDRWIEMNYGEFDGRPVAEVPAETWAVWRADLDWAPPGGESHRDLGIRVRAAMEDLFDASRTSDVAVVTHVSPVKAALAWTLGVGDELAWRTYVAPASVMVVGAGPAGPSLRNFNDVAHLAEG
- a CDS encoding alpha/beta hydrolase, producing the protein MSPIGTVAAVWRTLASPLLPVGLLLAAASCGSATTDNPAPGTAFSLVDEDCPGEAVPTRLTVSCHRLHLDHGTLGVAVLWAEDPAGLPVLHLHGGPGGRAVADRYRWLVPRSQVLEGHDVVLVDQRGGGTSTPSLDCPELDDPATPPGEAIQACRYRLDQKGVDRGSVTVGSTAADLVHLRRSLGIDAWHLHGVSSGTRIALELLRIDGSSVASAVLDSPTPPEVDLYDDLPEGVLYALTSMENLCRADATCPGGLVGPLRSVLDDLADRPVAVTIWSGEASAYDDARLIRLVADALAAPAGLNVVDGAVALAAEGRLAEAIAALTEVASTGRSAGDPTSEGARLSSECADELPFNDADPMLTGDPLLDAVARGEVKVRALCAVWQVERSPDIVDWPVPSDVPTLILSGHLDPITPIAWARRLADRLGDAVLVESERWAHAPSMSDPCAAHLVARFLDGERPLPGFARC
- the trpD gene encoding anthranilate phosphoribosyltransferase, with the translated sequence MALDDFGGWPGLLARLCDGEDLSADEAEAVLTEILGGEAEPAQIAGFLVGLKVKGETAEETTGLVRAMVAAAEPLDLPEGTIDIVGTGGGHGRRVAALNVSTMACFAAVGAGATVCKHGNRRASSTSGAFDLLEALGVDIEIAPNRLAVQVAEHRIGFAFARTFHPAMRFAGPIRAGLGIPTVFNVLGPLSHPGQPKRQVIGAADPALADRMLEVFRTGGSTHTWLVTGDAGLDEVALTGPTRILELRDGVASEWTLDPTDLGMTLAEASDLAGGSPEVNAEIAHDLFAGRERGPRRDIVALNAGAGLVVAGVADGIADGVERAIAALEDGSAAAVLESIST
- a CDS encoding WhiB family transcriptional regulator; translated protein: MEALVRTPGLTSLAVRPAPVDGDRTVEPWYLRGACRGLDSAIFYPDPVEESAIEHALSVCQRCDVRPECLDHALSRREPTGIWGGTTERDRRRILRRRRSA
- the queG gene encoding tRNA epoxyqueuosine(34) reductase QueG; this encodes MELTANQLATELVDLGRSAGLDAVGMADARPFPEVRAELERRRAAGLSGGMQFTYRNPERSTDPSRILEGARSLVVAARRTPAPRLADVGAGRLRIAAYARHDHYADLRRGLSRLADHLQADGWAARVVADDNALVDRAAAVRAGIGWWGHNANVLLPGRGSWFVLGAVVTDAPLPASEPVDDGCGTCRRCLDGCPTGAIVEPGVVDARRCLAWLVQAPGSIPREFRAALGGRLYGCDDCQEVCPVGRSDRMADGTDDPAADVEAAWVLRAKDDELMDRFGRWYIADRDPTYLRRNALVALGNTAAGEDRAVAGLLEVYLASDDSILRSHAVWAADRLGRPDLLDGLDVGGDLMVAEELAAVRDRVEA